A genome region from Pseudoalteromonas tetraodonis includes the following:
- a CDS encoding VolA/Pla-1 family phospholipase translates to MKKMLLSLSVAAALAGCGGGETLEDVKNDSVTVIPKATVKFDPANGVISVPNDLLMSGTRDGTLNIPGELNDENVSIPRAAYADPQLALGALDGWSTQVPFKIDLTFPPGISLDETSAASPGSVRIFEVIMGASLTDAECSQAPAGAACKLVGELTFGVDFVTQGSGDAVAIIPLKPFKAGSSYINVLTTGLKDSEGRSIEPSSTYATVKQEAPLVTPSQLALQGAVNSYENVVVSSGNITKDDIIYSAAMTMQSAGPVLGTIKKILAASLTEPTIPTPALQIPTQPMANVQQAFAIQGVTVPDVFQVAQYQKGSIQLPMYLGTPKGKEISDLNDTYWQGMCDNAVAIMGYKAQAGEAFPTDPISVNDATCAALSDGQLRDLGLDSTRHLTKYNVIPKMQSMATVPVQITKPILPVVNAYRAGLGLEPFAAMPENGWPVVIMQHGITTQKESMLTLTAQLSLQGFATVAIDHPRHGERGIDVDVDGTDDFNATSGSVLSYMNLSSLLVARDSLRQSSADLLGLRLGLNFSGDSSLNSRDVSYIGHSLGSIVAPAFIAQANSPLADQVDPFFKVNAVALASGGGGIASFLLESAAFGPFIQGSVLSQAGTAEADEFNAFLNAGALSNCGALLPDMQDFLSCGFNEFAASLTMAGEADKLANIKGVMTQFVFAAQTALDSGDPTNYAATVKALETPVYMNVVVGDGTDSNKPDQVIPPMTANNPIAGTLPLANFMGLETVSTTQAPTEMGASYLVKFNTGHHGSVLTPAQDERQSSTAAGSAAANAEMQLQIATYLASRGRLLSVSDTDIVTN, encoded by the coding sequence ATGAAAAAAATGCTACTCTCGCTCTCAGTTGCAGCTGCATTAGCAGGCTGTGGCGGCGGAGAAACGTTAGAAGATGTTAAAAACGATTCAGTTACAGTTATTCCAAAAGCTACGGTAAAATTTGACCCTGCAAATGGTGTAATTTCGGTTCCTAATGATTTATTGATGAGCGGTACGCGCGATGGCACATTAAACATTCCTGGTGAGCTAAATGACGAAAATGTTTCTATCCCTCGCGCTGCGTATGCAGATCCGCAACTTGCACTAGGGGCACTTGATGGCTGGTCTACGCAAGTTCCTTTTAAAATAGATTTAACGTTTCCACCGGGCATTAGTCTAGATGAAACGTCTGCAGCTTCACCAGGCTCAGTACGTATTTTTGAAGTGATCATGGGTGCAAGCCTAACAGATGCCGAATGCTCACAAGCACCAGCCGGTGCTGCATGTAAATTAGTGGGCGAATTAACCTTTGGTGTCGACTTTGTTACACAAGGCTCTGGAGACGCGGTTGCTATTATTCCACTTAAGCCATTTAAGGCCGGTAGCTCATACATTAACGTATTAACGACGGGGCTTAAAGATTCAGAAGGTCGTTCAATTGAGCCATCATCAACATATGCGACTGTTAAACAAGAAGCGCCGTTAGTAACGCCATCACAACTTGCGCTGCAAGGGGCTGTTAACAGCTACGAAAACGTAGTGGTAAGCTCAGGAAATATCACCAAAGACGATATTATTTACTCAGCTGCCATGACAATGCAATCAGCAGGTCCTGTGCTTGGCACAATCAAAAAGATTTTAGCAGCAAGCTTAACAGAGCCAACAATTCCAACGCCTGCGTTGCAAATTCCAACACAGCCTATGGCTAATGTACAACAAGCGTTTGCAATACAAGGTGTAACGGTGCCTGACGTATTCCAAGTAGCACAGTACCAAAAGGGCAGTATTCAGTTACCTATGTATTTAGGTACGCCGAAGGGTAAAGAAATCAGTGATTTAAATGATACTTACTGGCAAGGTATGTGTGATAACGCAGTGGCTATCATGGGTTATAAAGCGCAAGCGGGTGAAGCGTTCCCAACTGATCCTATTAGCGTTAACGATGCAACATGTGCAGCGTTAAGTGATGGACAGCTTCGTGATTTAGGTTTAGATAGCACGCGTCATTTAACCAAGTATAATGTTATTCCTAAAATGCAAAGTATGGCGACTGTGCCAGTACAAATTACTAAGCCTATTTTACCGGTTGTGAATGCATACCGTGCAGGCTTAGGTTTAGAGCCTTTTGCTGCTATGCCAGAAAATGGCTGGCCAGTAGTTATTATGCAACACGGTATTACCACACAAAAAGAAAGCATGTTGACACTAACAGCACAGCTTTCACTTCAAGGCTTTGCAACGGTTGCAATTGACCATCCTCGTCATGGCGAGCGTGGAATAGATGTTGATGTTGATGGCACAGATGACTTTAACGCAACATCAGGCTCTGTACTTAGTTACATGAACCTAAGCTCGTTATTGGTCGCCAGAGACAGCTTACGCCAGTCAAGTGCCGACTTACTTGGTTTACGTTTAGGCTTAAACTTCAGTGGTGATAGTTCACTCAATTCTAGAGATGTATCTTATATTGGCCATTCACTGGGCTCAATTGTAGCGCCTGCATTTATTGCACAAGCGAATAGCCCATTGGCTGATCAAGTAGACCCATTCTTTAAAGTTAATGCTGTTGCATTGGCAAGTGGCGGTGGCGGTATTGCTAGCTTCTTATTAGAGTCAGCCGCGTTTGGTCCATTTATTCAAGGCTCTGTACTTTCTCAAGCTGGAACTGCTGAAGCTGACGAGTTTAATGCATTCTTAAATGCTGGTGCGTTATCAAACTGTGGTGCCTTGTTACCAGACATGCAGGACTTCTTAAGCTGTGGCTTTAATGAATTTGCAGCATCGCTAACTATGGCGGGAGAAGCTGATAAACTGGCTAACATCAAGGGTGTGATGACGCAGTTTGTATTTGCAGCACAAACTGCATTAGATAGCGGCGATCCGACTAACTACGCAGCAACGGTTAAAGCACTAGAAACACCTGTGTATATGAATGTTGTTGTTGGTGATGGCACTGATAGTAACAAGCCAGACCAAGTTATTCCGCCGATGACTGCTAACAATCCAATTGCAGGTACACTGCCTCTAGCTAACTTTATGGGGTTAGAAACAGTGAGTACAACTCAAGCACCAACAGAGATGGGCGCTAGCTATTTAGTTAAATTTAACACAGGTCATCATGGCTCGGTATTGACACCGGCGCAAGATGAAAGACAGTCGTCTACAGCAGCGGGCAGCGCAGCAGCTAATGCAGAAATGCAATTGCAAATTGCAACTTATCTAGCATCGCGTGGACGTTTATTATCTGTATCAGATACTGATATTGTGACTAATTAA
- the sohB gene encoding protease SohB, protein MEFLYEYGLFFAKTITFVIAIAVILTLIVSSAVKPKAKKGEIEIDDLSEQLTNIKESFLNNTLGKKELKAYQKQQKAEQKKADKEAPKSRLYVIDFNGSMDAHEVESLREEVTAIISIADAKKDKVLVRLESGGGVVHGYGLAASQLQRLKSAGIELTVSIDKVAASGGYMMACVADHIIAAPFAIVGSIGVIAQIPNFNKILKKNDVEFEQITAGEFKRTLTLFGENTDKAREKFREEIEQTHVLFKTFVSTQRPSLNMDLVATGEHWFATQAIEKGLVDTIKTSDDALLEQQQQYQIYKVQYKIKKGLSDKLAMGLSHGVNKAGVSLMSKFKALNP, encoded by the coding sequence TTGGAATTTTTATACGAGTACGGCTTATTTTTTGCAAAAACCATTACCTTTGTTATTGCTATTGCTGTGATTTTAACCTTAATTGTAAGCTCGGCTGTTAAGCCAAAAGCGAAAAAAGGTGAGATTGAAATTGATGACCTATCAGAGCAGCTGACCAATATAAAAGAAAGCTTTTTAAATAATACGCTAGGTAAAAAAGAGTTAAAAGCCTATCAAAAACAACAAAAAGCAGAGCAAAAAAAAGCGGACAAAGAAGCGCCTAAATCACGACTCTATGTTATTGACTTTAATGGCAGTATGGACGCACATGAAGTAGAAAGCTTGCGCGAAGAAGTGACCGCGATAATTTCGATAGCGGATGCAAAAAAAGATAAAGTGTTAGTTCGCCTTGAAAGTGGTGGTGGTGTGGTACATGGCTATGGTTTAGCCGCATCACAATTACAACGTTTAAAGTCAGCCGGTATTGAGTTGACTGTATCAATAGATAAAGTCGCCGCCAGTGGTGGTTACATGATGGCTTGTGTGGCTGATCATATTATTGCAGCACCGTTTGCAATTGTTGGCTCTATTGGTGTTATTGCACAAATTCCAAATTTTAATAAAATTTTAAAGAAAAATGATGTCGAGTTTGAGCAAATTACGGCGGGTGAATTTAAACGCACGTTAACTTTATTTGGTGAAAATACCGATAAAGCTCGTGAAAAGTTCCGCGAAGAGATAGAGCAAACTCATGTATTGTTTAAAACTTTTGTGAGCACTCAGCGCCCAAGTTTAAATATGGATTTAGTGGCAACGGGTGAACATTGGTTTGCAACCCAAGCAATTGAAAAAGGGTTAGTCGATACTATTAAAACCAGCGATGATGCGTTGTTAGAGCAACAACAGCAATATCAAATTTATAAAGTGCAATACAAGATTAAAAAAGGATTAAGTGACAAGCTGGCAATGGGTTTGAGCCATGGTGTGAATAAAGCGGGTGTAAGTTTAATGTCAAAGTTTAAGGCGTTAAACCCTTAA